In the Adlercreutzia equolifaciens DSM 19450 genome, one interval contains:
- a CDS encoding N-acetylmuramoyl-L-alanine amidase family protein, which yields MERTIRQKAASVALAVMLVLGGGLLAGAAQATVEAQPAFAAQKGAWKSSSGKWWYAYNDGSCAKSGWASIGGSWYLFDNAGWMKTGWQKIGKSWYYLKSSGAMATGWQQVGGKWYYLNGSGVMAASKWIGDYYVDGSGAMATNKWIGKYYVGADGKWDRSTGSGTTNSSTVYWVDSGKVYHTTKDCPSLSRSKNIHSGTVAQSGKSRACKNCS from the coding sequence ATGGAACGGACGATTCGCCAGAAGGCAGCTTCCGTGGCGCTGGCAGTCATGTTGGTGCTTGGGGGAGGGCTGCTTGCAGGTGCTGCCCAGGCTACGGTCGAGGCGCAGCCGGCCTTCGCGGCACAGAAGGGGGCGTGGAAGTCGTCCTCGGGCAAATGGTGGTATGCCTACAACGACGGCAGCTGTGCCAAGTCCGGTTGGGCTTCGATTGGGGGTTCGTGGTACCTCTTCGACAATGCCGGCTGGATGAAGACTGGCTGGCAGAAGATCGGGAAGTCGTGGTACTACCTTAAGTCTTCCGGCGCGATGGCCACGGGATGGCAGCAGGTCGGAGGCAAGTGGTACTACCTGAACGGCTCGGGAGTTATGGCTGCTAGCAAATGGATCGGCGACTATTATGTTGATGGCTCGGGCGCCATGGCTACGAACAAGTGGATCGGCAAGTACTACGTGGGCGCTGACGGGAAGTGGGACCGGAGCACAGGATCAGGCACGACGAACAGCTCGACGGTTTATTGGGTTGACTCCGGCAAGGTATACCACACCACGAAGGATTGCCCGTCTTTGAGCCGATCGAAGAACATCCACTCGGGAACGGTGGCGCAGTCCGGCAAATCGCGTGCATGCAAAAACTGCAGTTAG
- a CDS encoding glycosyltransferase family 2 protein, whose translation MVDSAKVSVVVPVYNTAAYLRECLDSLVGQTLADIEIVCVDDGSTDESPSILEEYAARDGRVRVLRQKNQGAGAARNNGLLQARGAYVMFCDSDDFMARDALELLWTQCEQDAADVCVCAGERFYESLGLTVAAPGYLEVNRLPEEMPFNRHSNAEHLFSFTTIMMFNKMFRRQFLLDHGLRYGTTRNGEDVEICAFALWYAERITVVRKPLVTYRIDRPDSLVGTLSASATDPLRAWMRVWDAIGGELGAARRSFDCKFLGVIRHGFRNVTTAEAFAACYNYVRDEVLQKIDFRPRKEGYYYTPWYNVFVEHLTRDSLENFMAYMVYAASRELEAEEARRLDERRKLKEERRDVARLSKENKELARKFSKVEGIYRAGAAVRRVLRKAKRGA comes from the coding sequence ATGGTGGATTCGGCGAAGGTCAGCGTGGTGGTGCCCGTTTACAACACGGCAGCTTACCTGCGGGAATGCCTCGACAGCCTGGTGGGGCAGACGCTCGCGGATATCGAGATCGTCTGTGTGGACGACGGCTCCACCGACGAGTCGCCCTCCATTTTGGAGGAGTATGCCGCCCGCGACGGGCGGGTGCGCGTGCTGCGCCAAAAGAACCAGGGGGCCGGTGCCGCCCGCAACAACGGGCTTCTGCAGGCCCGCGGAGCCTACGTCATGTTCTGCGACTCCGACGATTTCATGGCCCGCGACGCGCTGGAGCTTCTATGGACCCAATGCGAGCAGGATGCGGCCGACGTGTGCGTCTGCGCCGGAGAGCGCTTCTACGAGTCGCTGGGGCTCACGGTGGCCGCGCCGGGGTACCTGGAAGTGAACCGACTGCCCGAGGAGATGCCCTTCAACCGGCACAGCAACGCTGAGCACCTGTTCAGCTTCACCACCATCATGATGTTCAACAAGATGTTCCGCCGCCAGTTCCTTTTGGATCACGGCCTGCGCTACGGCACCACGCGCAACGGGGAGGATGTCGAGATCTGCGCCTTCGCGCTGTGGTACGCCGAGCGCATCACGGTGGTGCGCAAACCGCTCGTCACCTACCGTATCGACCGCCCCGACAGCCTCGTGGGCACGCTCTCCGCCTCGGCCACCGACCCGCTTCGCGCCTGGATGCGCGTGTGGGACGCCATCGGCGGCGAGCTGGGAGCGGCCCGGCGCAGCTTCGACTGCAAGTTCTTGGGCGTCATCCGCCACGGCTTCCGCAACGTCACGACGGCCGAGGCCTTCGCCGCCTGCTACAATTACGTGCGCGACGAGGTGCTTCAGAAGATTGATTTCAGGCCACGCAAGGAGGGCTACTACTACACGCCCTGGTACAACGTGTTCGTCGAGCATCTGACGCGCGACTCGCTGGAAAACTTCATGGCCTACATGGTGTACGCTGCCTCGCGCGAGCTTGAGGCCGAGGAGGCGCGCAGGCTGGACGAGCGCCGCAAGCTGAAAGAGGAGAGACGGGATGTAGCGCGCCTCTCCAAGGAGAACAAGGAGCTCGCCCGCAAGTTCTCGAAGGTGGAGGGTATCTATCGCGCCGGGGCCGCCGTGCGCCGCGTCCTGCGGAAAGCGAAGCGCGGCGCCTAG
- a CDS encoding reverse transcriptase family protein produces MAGLKDEFLRMQSNRDLAYFLGVSLQTLTYFAYSGNQFYTTFPIPKKIGNAVRKIDAPCPKLKEMQCRINQALVEIYDAPDCVHGFVPERSIVTNAALHVDRPTVVKVDLKSFFPSISSSRIHGLFSSAPFSFPGEVCNTLTNLVCHNGCLPQGAPTSPVLSNMICYKMDCALQSFARNRKLRYTRYVDDLAFSSSSKRAIHAVAREDAETGDIF; encoded by the coding sequence GTGGCTGGTTTGAAAGATGAGTTCTTGAGGATGCAGTCGAATCGTGATTTGGCGTATTTTCTCGGTGTGTCTCTGCAAACGTTAACCTATTTTGCCTATTCCGGCAATCAATTCTACACTACTTTCCCCATTCCCAAGAAGATCGGTAATGCGGTGCGTAAGATTGATGCCCCGTGCCCTAAACTCAAAGAAATGCAGTGTCGCATCAACCAGGCTCTTGTAGAAATATACGATGCGCCAGATTGTGTTCATGGGTTCGTGCCAGAGAGAAGCATTGTCACTAACGCTGCTCTTCACGTGGACAGACCGACTGTTGTCAAAGTTGATCTGAAAAGCTTTTTCCCGAGCATTTCCTCCAGCAGGATACACGGTCTGTTTTCTAGCGCCCCATTCAGCTTTCCGGGTGAGGTGTGCAATACGCTCACCAATCTAGTCTGCCATAATGGCTGTTTGCCTCAAGGCGCTCCAACGTCACCCGTACTCAGCAACATGATCTGCTACAAGATGGATTGCGCGCTCCAATCTTTCGCGCGTAACAGGAAGCTCCGATATACGCGGTATGTAGACGATCTTGCATTCTCGTCGAGCAGCAAGCGGGCGATCCACGCTGTTGCACGAGAGGATGCCGAGACGGGGGATATCTTCTGA
- a CDS encoding glycosyltransferase translates to MEPVLSIIIPVYNVEKYLPGCLESALAQDIPGLEIICVNDGSTDSSPGILQAFAARDERIAVIDKPNAGYGAAMNDGLKAARGRYVGILESDDKVCDGAWQTLLDVAIANELDMVRGSYIRCCSGAESPYDPHKGAASFCSPTQKALPFDEVFDPANYPLCYWVNPSLWTGLYRRAFLEEEGIWFTETPGASYQDTAFGFKTWALAKRVMLLDVPVIYYNRDNESSSSNSKSKVFALCDETAECARFIDERDAEERLGAPLAALRFRTYQWNSQRVSDEFKEEFASVMWKELGDDYRAGRIDRTLFKRSDYDLVKRMTNGTPEVSVVFAAGASAGTEAVASRLENLVALTDATIEIICVPYASPAEGGAQESEDVAEALAAASANALAELFDRYRASDERLSVLDACADLASALNAGLSHASGTYLLFTGVADRLDAPTLGYFVGNAERNDLDVILSRWLRKIGSAPSLAGDPLLDWPRPSRICSARDARGYVLRFDTALLSNKMFRASFLADNQLRFHSGGDPVGDFAQEALSLAERAMVLNGRVVTRRYPTGAPHLDFTRPLEVAREVEDLLRSQGAYEENALDYARWLSDLYECGMAERTAERNETAVGLRRTQAELEAAKRRLDECSKKLGETQKRLTETEKRLQMAQTSLQAVRASHAFKVGHAITAPARALKKSLGKAGK, encoded by the coding sequence ATGGAGCCTGTCCTATCCATCATCATTCCCGTGTACAACGTCGAGAAGTATCTCCCCGGCTGCCTGGAAAGCGCGCTGGCCCAAGACATCCCCGGCCTGGAGATCATCTGCGTCAACGACGGCTCAACCGATTCATCGCCCGGGATCCTGCAGGCCTTTGCCGCTCGTGACGAGCGTATTGCCGTCATTGACAAGCCGAACGCCGGCTACGGTGCCGCCATGAACGATGGGCTCAAGGCCGCGCGCGGGCGTTACGTGGGCATTCTGGAATCGGACGACAAGGTGTGCGATGGCGCCTGGCAGACCCTCCTCGACGTCGCCATCGCGAACGAGCTGGACATGGTGCGCGGCTCCTACATCCGCTGTTGCAGCGGCGCCGAATCGCCTTACGATCCCCATAAGGGCGCTGCTTCCTTCTGCTCGCCCACACAGAAGGCGCTCCCATTCGACGAGGTGTTCGACCCAGCGAACTACCCGCTTTGCTACTGGGTGAACCCCAGCTTGTGGACGGGTCTCTACCGTCGGGCGTTCCTTGAAGAGGAAGGCATCTGGTTCACCGAAACGCCTGGAGCATCGTATCAGGACACCGCCTTCGGCTTCAAAACCTGGGCGCTGGCCAAGCGCGTGATGCTGCTGGACGTGCCCGTCATCTATTACAACCGGGACAACGAGTCCTCCTCCTCCAATTCGAAGAGCAAGGTCTTCGCCCTCTGCGACGAGACGGCCGAATGCGCGCGCTTCATCGACGAACGTGACGCGGAAGAACGTCTCGGCGCCCCTCTGGCGGCTCTCCGCTTTCGCACCTACCAATGGAATTCCCAGCGCGTGAGTGACGAGTTCAAAGAGGAGTTCGCCTCGGTCATGTGGAAGGAGCTGGGCGACGACTACCGTGCGGGCCGCATCGACCGCACGCTGTTCAAGAGGAGCGACTACGATCTCGTCAAACGCATGACCAACGGCACTCCCGAGGTGAGCGTCGTGTTCGCCGCAGGCGCAAGCGCGGGCACCGAGGCTGTCGCCTCTCGCCTTGAGAACCTCGTCGCGCTCACCGACGCAACCATCGAGATCATTTGCGTTCCCTACGCATCACCGGCAGAAGGTGGCGCCCAGGAAAGCGAGGACGTCGCCGAAGCGTTGGCAGCAGCTTCCGCCAACGCCCTCGCCGAGCTCTTCGATCGGTACCGCGCATCCGACGAGCGCCTCTCCGTCCTCGACGCCTGTGCCGATCTTGCGAGCGCCCTGAATGCGGGGCTTTCCCACGCCTCGGGCACCTATCTGCTCTTCACCGGAGTGGCCGACCGCTTGGACGCGCCCACGCTCGGCTACTTCGTGGGCAACGCCGAGAGGAACGACCTGGACGTCATTCTCTCCCGCTGGCTGCGCAAGATCGGCAGCGCGCCGTCCCTGGCCGGCGATCCCCTGCTCGACTGGCCGCGCCCCAGTCGCATCTGCAGCGCCCGAGATGCCCGGGGTTACGTTCTTCGCTTCGACACAGCGCTTCTGTCGAACAAGATGTTCCGTGCCTCGTTCCTGGCAGACAACCAGCTTCGCTTTCATTCCGGCGGCGACCCCGTGGGCGACTTCGCACAGGAGGCCCTCTCGCTGGCAGAGCGCGCAATGGTGCTGAACGGTCGCGTCGTCACGCGGCGCTATCCGACCGGCGCGCCGCATCTCGACTTCACGCGCCCCCTCGAGGTGGCCCGGGAAGTGGAAGATCTCCTGCGCTCTCAAGGAGCCTACGAGGAAAACGCACTCGACTACGCACGCTGGCTTTCCGATCTCTACGAGTGCGGCATGGCAGAGCGCACCGCCGAGCGCAACGAAACCGCCGTCGGCCTGCGCCGCACCCAGGCCGAGTTGGAAGCCGCAAAAAGGCGGCTCGACGAATGCTCCAAGAAACTGGGTGAGACGCAAAAGCGCCTCACCGAAACCGAAAAGCGGCTACAAATGGCGCAGACCTCTCTCCAGGCCGTCCGCGCATCCCACGCGTTCAAAGTCGGCCATGCGATCACGGCGCCGGCTCGCGCCCTCAAGAAGAGCCTCGGCAAAGCGGGAAAGTAG
- a CDS encoding acyltransferase family protein, giving the protein MAHNVRAMSSTGGTATRQTAAVAKGREPNGKATPKGEARKPKGRVAWIDIAKGIAIILVVTGHTVSSGSQLIPMIFMFHMPLFFIMSGYTFKPKPAGEVIRSSAQRLLVPYAIIFVLWQGVKWLRQPDALSLGALGDLALRFIFASGSPNDDMGITTTGMAWFLMCLFVSRVMLNGLVGLFDHHGIGLVAQAVVFAVMAAAGIFIGDELHVFLPFDLDLALVTAGFMWCGYTARKTSFMARWGTRWYVLVAAAILYIAAFSFSYLELAMRLYGIAPLCIAGALGGSLVTCWLSMLIERFSRLLTRFLTFMGRNSMYIYCFHCLDWWVPWKDLAALQGVPFSHAIASASRTLYAVLMTLLVKRI; this is encoded by the coding sequence ATGGCGCACAATGTAAGAGCAATGAGCAGCACCGGGGGCACCGCGACGCGACAGACGGCTGCCGTAGCCAAAGGCCGCGAGCCCAATGGCAAAGCTACGCCCAAAGGCGAAGCCCGCAAGCCCAAAGGGCGCGTGGCCTGGATCGACATCGCCAAGGGCATCGCGATCATCTTGGTGGTGACGGGGCATACTGTTTCCAGCGGATCGCAGCTCATCCCCATGATATTCATGTTCCACATGCCCCTGTTCTTCATAATGTCCGGATACACCTTCAAGCCCAAACCGGCAGGCGAGGTGATTCGATCGTCGGCGCAGAGGCTGCTCGTTCCCTATGCGATCATCTTCGTCCTGTGGCAGGGCGTCAAGTGGCTGCGACAGCCCGACGCGCTCAGCTTAGGCGCGCTCGGCGATTTGGCCCTTCGGTTCATTTTCGCCTCTGGATCGCCCAACGACGACATGGGCATAACGACGACGGGCATGGCGTGGTTCCTCATGTGCCTGTTCGTGTCAAGGGTGATGCTGAACGGGCTTGTGGGCCTGTTCGACCACCATGGCATCGGGCTTGTCGCGCAAGCAGTCGTGTTTGCCGTCATGGCCGCAGCGGGGATCTTCATCGGAGACGAGCTGCACGTATTCCTGCCGTTCGATCTCGATCTTGCGCTGGTTACCGCTGGGTTCATGTGGTGCGGATACACAGCACGCAAGACGAGCTTCATGGCCCGCTGGGGCACACGCTGGTACGTGCTCGTCGCGGCAGCGATCCTTTACATAGCGGCCTTCAGCTTCAGCTACCTGGAGCTCGCGATGCGCCTCTACGGCATTGCCCCGCTGTGCATCGCCGGAGCGCTGGGCGGATCGCTGGTGACGTGCTGGCTTTCGATGCTGATCGAGCGGTTCTCGAGACTTCTCACGCGCTTCCTGACTTTCATGGGGCGCAACAGCATGTACATTTACTGCTTCCACTGCCTCGACTGGTGGGTGCCCTGGAAGGATCTGGCGGCACTTCAGGGAGTGCCCTTCTCGCACGCCATCGCCTCGGCCTCCCGAACGCTTTACGCCGTACTGATGACCCTGCTGGTTAAGAGGATTTGA
- the yidC gene encoding membrane protein insertase YidC has product MQFLADAFSLIVDPCYALTHNWWLAILLFTIIIKIILMPMALWVQKNSIVMVQLMPALNRIKIRYFGDAETIGEKQTALYKEKHYHPMLSLIPLAIQILILFGLVDVVHGITDSGTPGTEFLGLVPVEDGGLSWVMPVLAGLSAVAMGCTQNVINPLQKEQTRLEKNTTNGLSIALSFFLGMFVAAGMAFYWICSNLLSILVQIACNIIIKPAKYIDYDELNASREELEGLNAIGKKQTKWYQRDPLAKREKTDFKRFFSIAGKHIVFYSEGSGFYKYFKGAIEWLLAHSDICIHYVTNDPNDQVFALAETQPRLFPYYIGEKRAITLMMKMDADVVVTTLGDLDNFYIKRSYVRRDIEYVYMFHHMTSMDMTSTEGEYDNYDTLLCTGPHQITEMRQIEKVKGAVPKNLVECGYNLLDEEIADYEARPELHVANERPVILIAPSWQEDNIMDSCIDPMLESALGRGYQIIVRPHPEYIKRYRARWDAFKTRYADVPREELVFEGDFSGFDSILQADLIVTDWSSIFCEFCFTTFKPAIFMDTPPKVRNPNYKRFGIDSTDVSLRNRLGKSIALEEAGTFGDVAAELLRDRALWEDRIREVRDGFVFNLGHGGEAAGRYLLGAVLTAQNASAAGDSDNGKGTAHEAR; this is encoded by the coding sequence ATGCAGTTTCTAGCGGACGCCTTCTCTCTCATCGTCGACCCGTGCTACGCGCTCACCCATAACTGGTGGCTCGCCATCCTGCTGTTCACCATCATCATCAAGATCATCCTCATGCCTATGGCGCTGTGGGTTCAGAAGAACTCCATCGTCATGGTGCAGCTGATGCCGGCGCTCAACCGCATCAAGATCCGCTACTTCGGCGACGCGGAGACCATCGGCGAGAAGCAAACGGCCCTTTACAAGGAGAAGCACTACCACCCGATGCTCAGCCTCATTCCGCTGGCCATCCAGATCCTCATCCTGTTCGGCCTGGTCGACGTCGTCCACGGCATCACCGACAGTGGCACCCCCGGCACCGAGTTTCTGGGCCTCGTCCCCGTGGAGGACGGCGGCCTGTCGTGGGTCATGCCCGTGCTGGCCGGCCTGTCCGCGGTAGCCATGGGCTGCACCCAGAACGTCATCAACCCCCTGCAGAAGGAGCAGACGCGCCTCGAGAAGAACACCACCAACGGGCTTTCCATCGCACTCTCGTTCTTCTTGGGCATGTTCGTGGCGGCCGGCATGGCCTTCTACTGGATCTGCTCTAATCTGCTCTCCATCCTGGTGCAGATCGCCTGCAACATCATCATCAAGCCGGCGAAGTACATCGACTACGACGAGCTCAACGCCAGCCGCGAGGAGCTGGAGGGGCTGAACGCCATCGGCAAGAAGCAGACGAAGTGGTACCAACGCGACCCCCTCGCCAAGCGCGAGAAGACCGATTTCAAGCGGTTCTTCTCCATCGCCGGCAAGCACATCGTCTTCTACTCGGAGGGCAGCGGCTTCTACAAGTACTTCAAGGGCGCCATCGAATGGCTGCTCGCCCATTCCGACATCTGTATCCACTACGTGACGAACGACCCCAACGACCAGGTGTTCGCCCTGGCGGAAACGCAGCCGAGGCTGTTTCCCTACTACATCGGCGAGAAGCGCGCCATCACCCTCATGATGAAGATGGACGCCGACGTGGTGGTGACCACCCTGGGCGACTTGGACAACTTCTACATCAAGCGCTCCTACGTGCGCCGCGACATCGAGTACGTGTACATGTTCCACCACATGACCTCGATGGACATGACCTCCACCGAGGGCGAGTACGACAACTACGACACGCTTCTGTGCACCGGCCCGCACCAGATCACCGAGATGCGCCAGATAGAGAAGGTGAAGGGCGCCGTCCCGAAGAACCTCGTGGAATGCGGCTACAACCTGCTCGACGAGGAGATCGCCGACTACGAGGCGCGCCCCGAGCTGCACGTGGCCAACGAGCGACCGGTCATCCTCATCGCCCCCAGCTGGCAAGAGGACAACATCATGGACAGCTGCATCGACCCCATGCTGGAATCGGCGCTCGGGCGCGGCTACCAGATCATCGTGCGGCCCCACCCCGAGTACATCAAGCGCTACCGCGCCCGCTGGGACGCGTTCAAGACCCGCTACGCCGACGTGCCGCGCGAGGAACTTGTCTTCGAGGGCGACTTCAGCGGCTTCGATTCCATCCTGCAGGCAGACCTCATCGTGACCGACTGGTCGTCCATCTTCTGCGAGTTCTGCTTCACCACCTTCAAGCCCGCCATCTTCATGGACACGCCCCCGAAGGTGCGCAACCCCAACTACAAGCGATTCGGCATAGATTCCACCGACGTCTCGCTGCGCAACCGCCTGGGGAAATCCATCGCCCTTGAGGAAGCCGGCACGTTCGGCGACGTGGCCGCCGAGCTTCTGCGCGACCGCGCGCTGTGGGAGGATCGCATCCGCGAGGTGCGCGACGGCTTCGTGTTCAACCTGGGGCACGGCGGCGAGGCGGCCGGGCGCTACCTGCTGGGCGCAGTGCTGACGGCGCAGAACGCGTCGGCCGCCGGCGACTCCGACAACGGAAAGGGGACCGCCCATGAGGCTCGCTAA
- a CDS encoding trypsin-like peptidase domain-containing protein, with product MNEEKTAILGRGARQVVTGVVVNKKCNFRRSEYRRLSVMFHRWETQGVECAVRGFVELSDRRRYANAFFAETGGFDKKRFVSHIEGLLAYFTMIERASGFESTPLRKLWDRFSDLSMRRVPEMSTSRSIVRIDSLASCRKLGTAESRDYGMVGTGFVLSNGKLLSAAHCFKDIGASSMVYNESSFAILTLGEEGVTVHYDGLRVSYADDWAILNKPEEFSRCVGLLPSINTGLQVGQKVVAFGFAEGDPALRRIEARVLEVVGDMVIVDRAFVAGMSGGPVLNGHGEVVGIVTKGSGDMAYDRDGQFITLESVPEIAEQFYS from the coding sequence TTGAACGAGGAGAAGACGGCGATCTTGGGGAGAGGCGCCAGGCAGGTTGTGACGGGAGTGGTTGTCAACAAGAAATGCAACTTCCGACGCAGCGAGTATAGGCGATTGAGCGTTATGTTTCATCGTTGGGAAACGCAGGGCGTAGAGTGCGCTGTGCGAGGTTTTGTCGAGCTATCCGATCGTCGCCGATACGCGAACGCCTTTTTCGCGGAGACTGGCGGGTTCGACAAAAAGCGATTCGTGTCCCATATTGAGGGGTTACTAGCTTACTTCACGATGATCGAACGAGCTAGTGGCTTCGAATCCACCCCTCTTCGTAAATTGTGGGATCGGTTCAGCGATCTAAGTATGAGGCGAGTTCCGGAAATGTCCACATCTCGATCAATCGTTCGCATCGATTCGTTGGCGAGCTGCAGGAAACTGGGGACGGCTGAAAGTCGCGATTATGGAATGGTTGGTACGGGCTTCGTCCTGTCAAATGGAAAACTGCTTTCCGCTGCTCACTGCTTTAAGGACATAGGTGCGTCATCGATGGTTTACAATGAAAGTTCGTTTGCCATCTTAACGTTAGGCGAAGAAGGAGTGACCGTCCATTATGATGGTTTAAGAGTGAGCTACGCAGACGACTGGGCTATTTTGAATAAACCCGAAGAATTCTCTCGCTGTGTCGGCTTATTGCCTTCGATAAACACGGGCTTGCAGGTTGGGCAAAAGGTTGTCGCCTTCGGGTTTGCTGAGGGCGATCCTGCGCTTCGCAGGATAGAAGCGAGGGTGCTGGAAGTAGTTGGGGACATGGTGATCGTCGACAGGGCTTTTGTTGCTGGCATGAGCGGAGGGCCCGTGCTCAATGGGCACGGAGAAGTTGTCGGGATTGTCACGAAGGGGAGCGGCGACATGGCGTATGACCGAGACGGGCAGTTCATCACGTTAGAATCTGTTCCGGAAATCGCCGAGCAGTTTTACTCATAA
- a CDS encoding NAD-dependent epimerase/dehydratase family protein, producing MFDLTAESREQARALSLPWEKLEGRRVLITGATGLIGFACARLLLERNRLGEGAPIGVVCLVRDEARAWKVFAGYGEADGLEFAVGAVEGFPWPEGPVDYIVHAACPTASRFFAEHPVETADAIVLGTRRVLELARAKGSSGVVYASSMEAYGDGNERPGLEPLLDESRVGYVDPMRVRSCYPEGKRMAEQYCCAYASEYGVPAMVVRLAQTFGPGIPKADARLFALCARNALAGEDIVLKTTGVSTRMYLYTADAVAALMTVMLAGKPGAAYNAANPETYSSVREMAEMVAQLAPGGAVEVRCDIDPDAPFPPEHHLPLDVSRLRALGWEPTQDLPGMYRNLMAYLED from the coding sequence ATGTTCGATCTGACCGCCGAATCGCGCGAGCAGGCGCGCGCGCTTTCGCTGCCCTGGGAGAAACTGGAGGGGCGCCGCGTGCTCATCACGGGGGCCACGGGCCTCATCGGGTTCGCCTGCGCGCGGCTTCTGCTGGAGCGCAACCGGCTGGGGGAGGGAGCGCCCATCGGCGTGGTCTGCCTCGTGCGCGACGAGGCTCGGGCGTGGAAAGTGTTCGCGGGTTACGGCGAGGCCGACGGGCTGGAGTTCGCCGTGGGCGCGGTGGAGGGCTTCCCCTGGCCCGAGGGGCCGGTGGACTACATCGTGCACGCGGCCTGCCCGACGGCCTCGCGGTTCTTCGCCGAGCATCCCGTGGAAACGGCGGACGCCATCGTGCTGGGCACGCGGCGGGTGCTCGAGCTCGCCCGCGCGAAGGGCTCATCCGGCGTCGTGTACGCCTCGAGCATGGAGGCCTACGGCGACGGCAATGAGCGGCCCGGTCTGGAGCCGCTGCTGGACGAGAGCCGCGTAGGCTACGTGGACCCGATGCGCGTACGCAGCTGCTATCCCGAGGGCAAGCGCATGGCCGAGCAGTACTGCTGCGCCTACGCCTCCGAGTACGGGGTGCCGGCCATGGTGGTGCGCCTGGCCCAGACGTTCGGCCCGGGCATTCCCAAAGCCGACGCGCGGCTGTTCGCCCTGTGCGCCCGCAACGCCCTGGCCGGCGAGGACATCGTGCTGAAGACAACGGGCGTGAGCACCCGCATGTACCTGTACACGGCCGACGCCGTGGCGGCGCTGATGACGGTGATGCTGGCCGGCAAGCCGGGGGCGGCCTACAACGCGGCGAATCCGGAGACGTACTCCTCCGTGCGCGAGATGGCCGAGATGGTGGCTCAGCTGGCGCCCGGCGGCGCGGTGGAGGTGCGCTGCGATATTGACCCCGACGCGCCCTTCCCGCCGGAGCACCACCTGCCCTTAGATGTGTCGCGGCTGCGGGCCTTAGGCTGGGAGCCCACCCAGGATCTGCCGGGCATGTACCGCAACCTCATGGCCTACCTGGAGGACTAG
- a CDS encoding glycosyltransferase family 2 protein — translation MADEPLVSVVVPVFNAEKHLGQALDSLLAQTHGNLEVICVDDGSTDGTPQLLADYASRDGRVRIFNQENAGPGVARNRGIERARGDYLYFLDADDWCDPSLLEKAVALLERTGANIAALPHYEFDERYGIPLRASWSILRDKFPAEVVTWRDNPDWVLESFGNFPWNKVLRMDFVRDNHLLYQEIYLTEDLMFCAPALVLAKGIAQLDQALVYHRKGTGENTMAGKDRHPLDFLSAFLALRAWLEERGLYEPLEAAYLNWAAGGCQYNLNTLNTYDAFKLVYDTLARGGARDLGLIDADPALFQSDRNRAFVEDLRHLTADEYLFSLYATTEDIRQRAVYRAAVRLDEIRDLKNRLAKAEKDAKAGARAKKSAEYRVGRAVCRLPRKIQRIARDFRKGRS, via the coding sequence ATGGCAGACGAGCCCCTTGTATCCGTCGTCGTCCCGGTTTTCAACGCAGAGAAGCACCTGGGGCAGGCCCTCGACAGCCTGCTTGCCCAAACCCACGGCAACCTCGAGGTGATCTGCGTGGACGACGGCTCCACCGACGGCACCCCGCAGCTGCTGGCCGACTACGCCTCGCGCGACGGCCGCGTCCGCATCTTTAACCAGGAGAACGCCGGACCCGGTGTGGCGCGCAACCGGGGCATCGAGAGGGCCCGGGGCGATTACCTGTACTTTCTCGACGCCGACGACTGGTGCGACCCCTCGCTGCTCGAGAAGGCCGTGGCGCTGCTCGAGCGCACGGGGGCCAACATAGCCGCCCTTCCTCACTATGAATTCGATGAGCGCTACGGCATCCCTCTACGCGCAAGTTGGTCCATCCTGCGCGACAAGTTCCCCGCCGAGGTTGTAACATGGCGCGATAACCCCGATTGGGTGCTCGAAAGCTTCGGCAATTTCCCCTGGAACAAGGTGCTCCGCATGGATTTCGTGCGCGACAACCACCTCCTCTACCAGGAAATCTACCTCACCGAGGACCTCATGTTCTGCGCACCCGCCCTCGTTCTGGCAAAGGGCATTGCGCAGTTGGACCAAGCCCTCGTCTACCATCGCAAGGGCACGGGCGAGAACACCATGGCCGGCAAGGACCGACACCCCCTGGACTTCCTGAGCGCCTTTCTCGCCCTAAGGGCATGGCTTGAGGAGCGCGGCCTCTACGAACCCCTCGAAGCCGCCTATCTCAATTGGGCGGCCGGGGGCTGCCAGTACAATTTGAACACCCTCAACACCTACGATGCCTTCAAGCTCGTCTACGATACGCTCGCCCGGGGCGGTGCGAGAGATCTGGGACTCATCGATGCCGATCCGGCCCTTTTCCAAAGCGACCGCAATCGCGCTTTCGTGGAAGATCTGAGGCACCTTACCGCCGACGAGTACCTGTTCAGCCTGTACGCGACCACCGAGGACATCCGCCAGCGCGCCGTGTACCGCGCCGCCGTGCGCCTCGACGAGATCCGCGATTTGAAGAATCGCCTCGCCAAAGCCGAGAAGGACGCCAAAGCCGGGGCGCGTGCGAAGAAGTCCGCTGAGTACCGCGTAGGCCGAGCCGTTTGCCGCCTACCGAGGAAGATTCAGCGCATCGCGCGCGATTTTCGCAAGGGCCGAAGCTAG